The Tripterygium wilfordii isolate XIE 37 chromosome 17, ASM1340144v1, whole genome shotgun sequence genome has a window encoding:
- the LOC119982708 gene encoding protein TSS-like translates to MAPKTSRGKAKGEKKKKEEKVLPVVIDITVNLPDETPVLLKGISTDRIIDVCRLLSVNTETCHITSFSLLHEVRGQRLKDTVDVSALKPSAVSLTEEDYDEERAVAHVRRLLDIVACTTCFGPAGTTKDASKSDASKNVPASQDKSAKKIPAKSPPATAFTTITKQSNSKDVAVEGGGDMSESFPKFGSFYEFFSLSHLTPPLQFIRRATKRRVDEISAEDHLFSLEVKLCNGKLVHVEACRKGFLSVGKQRILCHNLVDLLRQLSRAFDNAYDDLMKAFSERNKFGNLPYGFRANTWLVPPVAAQSPSTFPSLPMEDETWGGNGGGLGRDGKSDLIPWSNELQFIASMPCKTTEERQVRDRKAFLLHSLFVDVAIFRAVKAVQHVMGKSDLICSVANGETLHTERVGDLIIVVMKDASNASNKSYTKIDGIQAIGLDKKNLAERNLLKGITADENTAAHDIATLGFVYVRYCGYIASVKVGQENTKVDSLYRSIDLEQPEGGANALNINSLRRLLHNVTTSEQAKPSSHCQFLEHEDDNTPQAFVERVLEENIANLEKEEPERERFVRWELGACWIQHLQDQNNADKDKKSSAQKAKKSTAEKEMKVKGLGTPLKSLKNDKRLDASNMKMQSESPGTNVDGVIGEVEDASSESQSDTNANDNELVLKRLLSDAAFSRLKESKTGLHCKSIQELVELSQKYYTEVALPKLVADFGSLELSPVDGRTLTDFMHTRGLRMHSLGHVVKLSDKLSHVQSLCIHEMIVRAFKHILRAVIAAVVNPDEMAMSIVAALNLMLGVPNNSKLDKSFYVHSLVWRWLEVFLRKRYEWDLSIFNYKDVRKFAILRGLCHKMGIELVPRDFAMDSPHPFHKSDVVSLVPVHKQAACSSADGRQLLESSKTALDKGKLEDAVTYGTKALAKLVAVCGPYHRMTAGAYSLLAVVLYHTGDFNQATIYQQKALDINERELGLDHPDTMKSYGDLAVFYYRLQHTELALKYVKRALYLLHLTCGPSHPNTAATYINVAMMEEGLGNVHVALRYLHKALKCNQRLLGPDHIQTAASYHAIAIALSLMEAYSLSVQHEQTTLQILRAKLGPDDLRTQDAAAWLEYFESKAFEQQEAARNGTRKPDASIASKGHLSVSDLLDYINPSHDAKGRDAVAVKRKNYITKVKGKSFQDVDLAHSDDTVKGNSKNVSEEERDTLDMGSKSDADQVIVSTPVQLQQPVVEETVEEREIIPKEAFSETHIEGDDGWQPVQRPRSAGSYGRRVKQRRATIGKVYSYHKRIVDADMDHPPIKYMHQNSRYYILKKRTIAHGSYAEHHTANPSLGSKFGRRIVKAVTYRVKSVPSSNNKTDTQEASRNDGKIPGSSLESSSVCSPNDFCPAKSSIVTLGKSPSYKEVALAPPGTIAKLQFGFSQSDIPDSQEVPAEKWEEEKQNPNPVGVEDMSQKQCEDMPSPENNLKGDIIVTEKKEKTESTDEIEDNSSVVVSEIVKEFESGIIEIPKVIQDCISIDGIPNSIDTPIKELCEKVSSGSIEIHGDSNSSLPGEENLKDKPSVPYMGDTRGFVNKKLSASAAPFNPSPAIARSAPVMMSIAIPSGPNAVQAVRPWPVNMTLHPGPAPVLPALNPMSPQHLYPSPPPTPSLIQSLPFIYPTYTQPQAVPTSTYPVTSSAFHPNHFPWQCNVNPSTSEFIPSTPWPGCHPTEFSIPPPVVRPFADPGLEPKFELNDCESLSHAPILPVDIENVGEATKEVNPLASDAVNNASENAKVTSESVKENGDSNLCAGETAGNEANQHKIHNENAGTSIERKTDGDRTFSILIRGRRNRKQTLRMPISLLNRPYGSQSFKVVYNRVIRGS, encoded by the exons ATGGCGCCTAAAACCAGTCGCGGAAAGGcgaaaggagagaagaagaagaaagaagagaagg TTCTTCCGGTTGTCATAGACATTACAGTAAACCTTCCCGACGAAACCCCGGTTCTTTTGAAG GGAATATCAACGGATAGGATTATTGATGTGTGTCGACTCCTCTCGGTCAACACTGAAACTTGCCATATCACTAGTTTTTCATTATTGCACGAG GTGAGAGGGCAACGGTTAAAAGACACGGTGGACGTCTCCGCACTGAAGCCATCCGCCGTCTCATTAACGGAAG AGGATTACGATGAAGAACGCGCGGTGGCGCACGTACGACGGCTTCTGGACATTGTCGCCTGCACCACTTGCTTTGGGCCGGCAGGGACGACGAAGGACGCCTCGAAGTCCGACGCCTCCAAGAATGTGCCGGCTTCGCAGGACAAGAGCGCCAAGAAGATTCCCGCCAAATCTCCACCCGCCACCGCCTTTACTACAATTACAAAACAATCGAACTCGAAGGATGTGGCCGTGGAGGGAGGCGGAGATATGAGCGAATCCTTTCCGAAGTTTGGTAGTTTCTACGagttcttctctctctcccatCTGACTCCTCCTCTTCAAT TTATAAGGAGGGCGACGAAACGGCGAGTGGACGAGATTTCAGCTGAGGATCATCTTTTCTCTCTTGAA GTAAAACTTTGCAATGGAAAGCTGGTTCATGTTGAAGCTTGCAGAAAGGGATTTCTTAGCGTCGGAAAGCAGCGGATTCTTTGTCATAACCTTGTTGATTTGTTACGCCAGCTCAGTAGAGCCTTTGACAAT GCTTATGATGATCTCATGAAAGCATTCTCAGAACGCAACAAG TTTGGCAATCTGCCTTATGGCTTTAGAGCCAACACATGGCTTGTCCCTCCTGTTGCAGCGCAGTCACCATCAACATTCCCTTCTCTGCCTATGGAGGATGAAACCTGGGGTGGAAATGGAGGTGGTCTAGGAAGAGATGGTAAAAGTGATTTGATACCCTGGTCTAATGAACTACAATTTATTGCTTCTATGCCTTGCAAGACGACAGAGGAGAGACAAGTTCGAGACAGGAAAGCTTTCCTTCTTCACAGTTTGTTTGTTGACGTTGCCATCTTCAGAGCTGTCAAGGCTGTTCAGCATGTAATGGGAAAATCAGATTTGATTTGTTCGGTTGCCAACGGCGAAACTCTTCACACAGAGAGAGTTGGGGACTTGATCATCGTGGTCATGAAAGATGCttcaaatgcaagcaataaatCATATACTAAAATTGATGGCATCCAAGCAATTGGACTGGACAAAAAAAATCTGGCAGAACGAAATCTGCTGAAAGGGATCACTGCGGACGAAAATACTGCAGCCCAT GATATTGCTACACTTGGTTTTGTCTACGTAAGATACTGTGGTTACATTGCTTCTGTGAAAGTTGGGCAAGAGAACACAAAAGTTGATTCCTTGTATCGGAGCATTGATCTTGAACAGCCTGAAGGCGGTGCCAATGCCCTTAACATTAACAG TTTAAGACGACTGCTTCACAACGTGACAACTTCGGAACAAGCTAAACCATCATCACATTGCCAGTTTTTGGAACATGAAGATGACAATACTCCCCAGGCTTTTGTTGAAAGAGTGCTGGAAGAAAACATAGCCAATCTTGAAAAAGAGGAGCCAGAAAGAGAGCGATTTGTCAGATGGGAACTTGGAGCCTGTTGGATACAACATTTGCAAGACCAGAATAACGCAGATAAAGATAAGAAATCATCTGCACAGAAGGCTAAGAAATCAACCGCAGAGAAAGAGATGAAAGTTAAGGGGCTTGGGACACCACTGAAGTCCCTCAAGAACGACAAGAGGCTTGATGCAAGCAATATGAAAATGCAGTCTGAAAGCCCAGGAACCAATGTGGATGGTGTTATTGGGGAAGTTGAAGATGCTTCTTCAGAATCACAATCTGATACCAATGCGAATGACAATGAGCTTGTACTCAAGAGGTTGTTATCTGATGCAGCCTTTTCTCGACTAAAAGAATCGAAAACAGGACTTCATTGCAAG TCTATACAAGAACTAGTCGAATTGTCTCAAAAGTATTACACTGAAGTTGCTCTTCCAAAACTG GTAGCAGACTTTGGTTCGTTGGAACTGTCACCAGTTGATGGGCGAACTCTAACTGATTTCATGCATACTAGAGGCCTTCGGATGCATTCCTTGGGACATGTT GTCAAGCTTTCAGATAAGCTATCACACGTACAATCACTATGTATACATGAGATGATAGTACGAGCCTTTAAACACATTCTTCGGGCAGTGATTGCTGCTGTTGTGAACCCCGATGAGATGGCAATGTCAATAGTTGCTGCATTGAACTTGATGCTTGGAGTTCCTAACAACAGCAAATTAGACAAGTCTTTCTATGTGCATTCCCTTGTGTGGAGATGGCTGGAGGTATTCTTGAGAAAGCGATATGAATGGGATCTTAGCATCTTTAACTACAAAGATGTGAGAAAATTTGCAATTCTACGTGGCTTATGTCATAAG ATGGGTATTGAGTTGGTTCCACGGGATTTTGCTATGGATTCTCCGCATCCATTTCATAAATCAGATGTTGTCAGCCTGGTCCCAGTGCACAAG CAAGCCGCATGCTCATCTGCAGATGGAAGACAACTCctggaatcatcaaaaacagCGTTAGATAAGGGGAAACTAGAAGATGCAGTCACTTATGGAACGAAG GCTCTTGCTAAGCTGGTTGCAGTTTGTGGCCCCTACCATCGAATGACAGCAGGAGCGTATAGCCTCCTTGCTGTAGTTTTGTATCACACTGGTGACTTCAATCAG GCCACTATATATCAACAAAAAGCCTTGGATATCAATGAGAGAGAGTTAGGACTCGATCATCCTGATACAATGAAAAGTTATGGTGATCTTGCTGTATTTTATTACAGACTTCAACATACGGAGCTGGCTCTCaa GTATGTTAAGCGTGCTTTGTATCTATTACATCTCACATGTGGCCCATCTCATCCAAACACTGCTGCGACATACATAAATGTTGCTATGATGGAGGAAGGCCTGGGGAATGTGCACGTTGCCCTCAGATATCTCCATAAAGCTCTGAAGTGTAACCAAAGGCTACTTGGTCCGGATCACATTCAG ACAGCAGCAAGCTACCATGCAATAGCAATTGCTCTCTCATTGATGGAAGCATACTCTCTAAGTGTTCAGCATGAACAGACAACCCTGCAAATCCTCCGAGCAAAGCTAGGCCCTGATGATTTGCGCACACAG GATGCTGCTGCTTGGCTCGAGTATTTTGAGTCCAAGGCGTTTGAACAACAAGAAGCTGCAAGAAATGGCACTCGGAAGCCTGATGCATCCATAGCCAGCAAAGGCCATCTGAG TGTCTCGGATTTGCTTGACTACATAAATCCAAGCCATGATGCCAAAGGTAGAGATGCTGTGGCAGTAAAAAGGAAAAACTATATTACAAAG GTGAAAGGGAAATCCTTCCAAGATGTTGATTTAGCACATTCAGATGATACTGTGAAAGGAAACTCCAAAAATGTGTccgaggaagagagagatacaCTTGACATGGGAAGTAAGTCAGATGCTGACCAGGTGATCGTCTCTACCCCAGTTCAGTTACAGCAGCCTGTTGTGGAGGAAACTGTTGAGGAAAGGGAAATTATTCCCAAGGAGGCCTTTTCTGAAACACATATTGAAGGAGACGATGGATGGCAACCAGTTCAGAGGCCTAGATCAGCTGGATCATACGGTCGACGTGTAAAGCAGCGGCGAGCAACCATTGGCAAGGTTTATAGTTATCATAAAAGAATTGTTGATGCTGACATGGACCATCCTCCTATCAAATATATGCACCAGAATAGCAGGTATTACATTTTGAAGAAAAGGACGATTGCCCATGGAAGTTATGCAGAACACCATACTGCAAATCCCTCTCTAGGTTCCAAATTTGGGCGGAGAATAGTCAAAGCTGTAACTTACCGGGTTAAGTCTGTACCTTCATCTAATAATAAGACTGATACACAAGAGGCGTCCAGAAACGATGGCAAGATTCCCGGTTCTTCATTAGAGTCTTCTTCAGTTTGCAGTCCAAATGATTTCTGTCCAGCAAAATCTTCAATTGTTACTCTTGGAAAATCTCCTTCTTACAAGGAGGTAGCTTTGGCCCCACCAGGCACTATTGCTAAATTGCAGTTTGGCTTTTCTCAAAGTGACATTCCAGATAGTCAGGAAGTTCCTGCCGAGAAatgggaagaagaaaaacaaaatcccaACCCAGTGGGAGTAGAAGATATGTCTCAAAAGCAGTGTGAGGATATGCCTAGTCCGgaaaataatttaaaaggagACATTATAGTcactgaaaagaaagaaaaaactgaATCAACTGATGAAATAGAAGATAATTCTTCGGTTGTGGTCTCTGAGATTGTGAAAGAATTTGAGTCTGGTATTATTGAGATTCCTAAAGTCATCCAGGATTGTATATCAATTGATGGCATCCCAAATTCTATTGATACTCCCATAAAGGAACTCTGTGAGAAGGTTTCATCTGGAAGCATTGAAATTCATGGTGATTCAAACTCCAGTTTGCCAGGAGAAGAGAATTTGAAGGACAAACCGTCAGTTCCATACATGGGGGATACTCGAGGATTTGTCAATAAGAAGTTGTCTGCTTCTGCAGCTCCATTCAACCCATCACCGGCCATTGCACGATCTGCGCCAGTTATGATGAGCATTGCAATTCCTTCTGGTCCTAACGCCGTTCAGGCTGTGAGACCTTGGCCAGTAAATATGACTCTTCATCCGGGGCCTGCTCCTGTTTTACCTGCACTTAATCCAATGTCCCCCCAGCACCTGTACCCATCACCACCTCCGACCCCTAGCCTGATACAGTCGTTGCCCTTTATTTACCCTACATATACCCAACCTCAAGCAGTGCCGACCAGTACTTATCCTGTTACTAGCAGTGCTTTTCATCCCAATCATTTCCCTTGGCAGTGCAATGTGAATCCGAGTACATCAGAGTTTATACCAAGCACACCTTGGCCTGGATGCCATCCAACGGAGTTCTCAATCCCGCCTCCTGTTGTCAGGCCATTTGCTGATCCTGGATTGGAGCCAAAGTTTGAACTTAATGATTGTGAAAGCCTGAGTCATGCTCCAATTCTCCCAGTAGATATTGAGAACGTGGGAGAAGCTACTAAGGAAGTGAATCCTTTAGCGTCAGATGCAGTGAATAATGCAAGTGAAAATGCTAAGGTCACATCGGAAAGTGTGAAGGAAAATGGTGATTCGAATCTTTGTGCTGGGGAAACTGCTGGGAATGAAGCAAATCAGCACAAAATTCATAATGAAAATGCAGGAACAAGTATTGAAAGGAAAACTGATGGTGATAGAACTTTCAGCATTCTGATAAGGGGGAGAAGAAACCGAAAGCAGACTTTGAGAATGCCAATAAGTTTACTAAATCGACCATATGGCTCTCAGTCTTTTAAAGTCGTATATAACAGAGTGATAAGAGGGAGTTAA
- the LOC119982711 gene encoding probable F-box protein At3g61730 gives MRKRIRRNNSIKSCTSPRRSFPTCHSFDWFEEDLWTEIAKFLDGKSLVMLATTNKWFNSLIMQDSVWRYACLRDLQIPAPCHVEFKWSKLYASAFNCSHAYTFRQQEKHIDWMRIGAFSLNSRAAFLTKNLNGPLKISKEKTKEKMLEFCGSCVLENMKTGIWIADLQLVRCPVCDLNACDGTMQTLDARHIELFLKEGYQDGSWEYNLMGSHKIEKNVGEASAAIFDVKHLKDSSTAAIFDLKSWAGKPNDWQPKSLITFNAVAITTNLQENEGVLVKYHTMSAGEEGEVVSIRISHQLL, from the exons ATGAGGAAGAGAATTCGAAGAAACAACTCCATCAAGAGCTGCACTTCTCCTCGTCGCAGTTTTCCTACTTGCCACTCTTTCGACTG GTTCGAAGAAGATCTATGGACGGAGATCGCAAAGTTTCTGGACGGAAAATCTCTGGTGATGCTggcaacaacaaacaaatgGTTCAACAGCCTCATCATGCAAGACAGTGTGTGGAGATATGCATGCTTGCGTGATCTTCAGATCCCAGCTCCATGCCACGTTGAATTCAAGTGGAGCAAGCTCTACGCTTCAGCTTTCA ACTGTAGTCATGCTTACACTTTCCGCCAGCAGGAAAAGCATATTG ATTGGATGCGAATTGGTGCATTTTCTCTCAACTCACGAGCAGCCTTCCTGACCAAGAATCTGAATGGTCCACTGAAAATCTCGAAAGAAAAGACTAAAGAAAAGATGCTGGAATTCTGTGGATCATGCGTGTTGGAAAATATGAAAACTGGGATTTGGATTGCTG ACCTGCAGCTTGTTCGATGTCCTGTTTGTGACCTAAATGCATGTGATG GGACGATGCAGACATTAGATGCAAGGCATATTGAGCTCTTCTTGAAAGAGGGCTACCAAGATGGGAGCTGGGAGTACAATCTTATGGGATCTCATAAGATTGAAAAGAATGTAGGTGAAGCTTCTGCGGCAATTTTTGATGTCAAACATCTCAAGGATTCTTCAACAGCTG CAATATTCGATCTCAAGTCATGGGCAGGGAAACCTAATGATTGGCAACCAAAGTCTCTTATCACTTTCAATGCAGTTGCCATAACCACCAATTTACAAGAAAATGAAG GAGTTCTTGTAAAGTACCATACTATGAGCGCtggagaggaaggagaagtcgtttCAATTAGAATCTCTCATCAGCTCCTCTAG
- the LOC119982715 gene encoding replication stress response regulator SDE2-like, giving the protein MEASDRRSIQLFVRLLNGNVRTVQFPSPRVYGDALKQRIFEITRIPIHAQRLVYGNQQVDDTTVISQSDGTVHLLLRLLGGKGGFGSLLRGAATKAGQKKTNNFDACRDMSGRRLRHVNAEKRLEEWKAGEEEKRLEKMAEDFLKKKAKKGKRGAGDREAEKYVEKYREQSAKCVAVVEQSVREACGNGNGKRKGKLIAGGAEAKKLKIWMGKRKLAGSDSDDMDSSDDDENENDKSVVLNNGIHSDSSKEAEDSSDTVTGGKQDRARSGGGSCDSGSEEEEKTVVLQRSESGGCFDMKDITYGENGVVLPDVHGKKAVTIHFSEVADVSDAELAEIGEPKSIACESENLEEADCQTVKVLIAENEEGLQSKTIDAEVYGINDSESGVLEETAVALSTAEQSEQPLNFDEFNSAAEMEALGMERLKSELQDRGLKCGGTLQERAARLFLLKSTPIEKLPKKLLAKK; this is encoded by the exons ATGGAGGCTTCAGATCGAAGGTCTATTCAGCTCTTCGTGAGACTCCTCAATGGTAACGTCCGTACCGTGCAGTTCCCGTCTCCACGTGTTTACGGGGACGCCTTGAAACAGCGGATCTTCGAGATCACCAGAATTCCCATTCACGCTCAGCGCCTGGTCTATGGTAATCAGCAAGTCGATGATACGACTGTTATTTCGCAGTCCGACGGCACGGTCCATCTCCTGCTGCGTCTGCTGGGAGGCAAGGGAGGGTTTGGGTCACTTCTGAGGGGGGCCGCCACCAAGGCCGGGCAGAAGAAGACGAACAATTTCGATGCGTGCAGAGACATGAGCGGAAGGAGGTTGAGGCACGTGAATGCGGAGAAGAGGCTCGAGGAGTGGAAGGCtggagaggaggagaagaggcTGGAGAAGATGGCGGAGGATTTTCTTAAGAAGAAGGCGAAGAAGGGGAAAAGGGGGGCTGGAGATAGGGAGGCTGAGAAGTACGTGGAGAAGTATAGGGAACAATCTGCAAAATGCGTGGCAGTGGTTGAACAATCTGTCAGGGAAGCTTGTGGAAATGGGAATGGGAAGCGCAAGGGGAAGTTGATTGCAGGAGGAGCAGAGGCGAAGAAGTTGAAGATTTG GATGGGGAAAAGAAAATTGGCTGGAAGTGACAGTGATGATATGGATAGTAGTGACGACGAtgagaatgaaaatgataaatctGTAGTTTTAAATAATGGGATTCATTCGGATTCTAGTAAGGAGGCAGAAGACAGTTCTGATACAGTTACTGGCGGGAAACAGGACAGAGCGAGGTCAGGGGGAGGCTCTTGTGACAGTGGTTCTGAGGAAGAGGAAAAGACTGTTGTGCTGCAGAGATCTGAATCTGGTGGATgctttgatatgaaagatattaCTTATGGAGAAAATGGTGTGGTTCTACCAGATGTCCATGGAAAGAAGGCAGTAACCATACATTTTTCTGAAGTAGCTGATGTTTCTGATGCCGAATTAGCAGAGATTGGAGAGCCGAAGTCTATTGCTTGTGAATCTGAAAATCTTGAGGAAGCTGATTGTCAAACCGTAAAGGTTTTAATTGCAGAGAATGAGGAAGGTCTTCAAAGCAAAACGATTGATGCAGAAGTCTATGGTATCAATGATTCTGAGTCGGGAGTTCTTGAAGAAACAGCTGTTGCACTTTCAACTGCTGAACAATCAGAACAGCCACTAAATTTTGATGAGTTCAATTCAGCGGCAGAAATGGAG GCTTTGGGCATGGAAAGGCTGAAGTCCGAACTGCAGGACCGTGGGCTAAAATGTGGGGGTACTTTGCAAGAGCGTGCTGCTCGGCTTTTCCTGCTGAAATCTACTCCGATTGAGAAGCTTCCGAAGAAGCTGCTCGCCAAGAAATGA